Genomic window (Vidua macroura isolate BioBank_ID:100142 chromosome 3, ASM2450914v1, whole genome shotgun sequence):
AAGTGGTAAAAACCTTCCTTACGTACTCCGTAATGATTGGCAGGGCTGACAGTGATTGGCAGCGGCTGCCATGGCAACGCCACAACGACACTCAGAAGACCAATAGAAAAGcgaaacaaaatgtttcagcGCTGCACTCACTGTGGATTTAGGGGAGATATTATGAGGCTGTTGTCATTAGGGCGATCGCTGTTGAATCACTGAATCCTGACTCGGCGGCGGCGTGGGGCCGGGTGTGTGTGAGTGCGTGTGCgtgtggggtgtgtgtgaaCGCGCGTGTGCGTGTGCCCGCGTGTGCGTGTGAGTGTGTGTGCCCCCGTGCCTCTATGTGGCTGTGTGTGCGTGTGCGGGTGTGGATGCGTGCGCGGTGCGTGTGCcctttcctcccttcttcctccctttctttcttttctccttgattTATCTCCCCCTCTCCCCGGTCATCCCATGGTGTTCAGGTCCCCGCTAGAGCTTTATCCCACCCATTTCTTCTTGCCAAACTTCGCCGCCGATCCGCACCACCGCTCCCTCCTTCTCGcaagcggcggcggcggcggcggcggcagcggcagcggctCGGGCTGCAGCCCCGGTGCCGGCGGCGGTGGAGGCGGCAGCTCCCGGGCACCCCACGAAGAGTTGTCAATGTTTCAGCTGCCCACACTCAACTTCTCCCCGGAGCAAGTGGCCAGCGTCTGCGAGACGCTGGAGGAGACTGGAGACATAGAAAGGCTGGGGAGGTTTCTCTGGTCGCTGCCGGTGGCGCCGGGGGCATGCGAGGCCATCAACAAGCACGAGTCCATCCTCCGCGCCCGGGCGGTGGTGGCCTTCCACACGGGCAACTTCCGAGACCTCTACCACATCCTGGAGAACCACAAATTCACCAAGGAGTCCCACGGCAAGTTGCAGGCCATGTGGCTCGAAGCGCACTACCAGGAGGCCGAGAAGCTAAGGGGTCGCCCGCTGGGGCCGGTTGATAAATACAGGGTGAGGAAGAAGTTTCCGCTGCCCAGGACCATTTGGGATGGCGAGCAGAAGACGCACTGCTTCAAGGAGAGGACTCGCAGCCTCCTGAGGGAGTGGTACCTGCAGGACCCTTACCCCAACCCCAGCAAGAAAAGGGAACTGGCTCAGGCCACGGGGCTCACCCCCACGCAAGTAGGCAACTGGTTCAAAAACCGAAGGCAAAGAGACAGAGCAGCGGCGGCTAAAAACAGGTCagtggggctgctgtgccactctccggggcggggggcgaggtgggcggcggggccgtgcgggTGGACGGCCGCGCTCCGCTGCTCGGCAGCCGCCTGGGCGACAGCGCgcctctgcctctccttccttcctcctcctcctctcaatCGGGGAGAAATCGGTCCCGCGCCGGGCGGGTAGGTCTTCTCCCGGCAGCCACAAGGATTCGAAGGGGATAGGCACGGCTCAAAGTTACCTGACGTGCCTCCAACCTTGCCCCGGCTCCGTACGGGCTCTCGGGGTGcggacagggctggggctcccGGCGGGCGTGGGCAGCTCCGTGGGCACGCGCGTAGATATGCGCGGAGCACATCGGCTGCGACGGGGGCAGCGCCCGACTCTCCCggcctccctcccctccctgcaccGGCGGCTGGCGCGGGGGACGGGAAACCCCACGGCTTTGGGTCGGTGGGCTTCGGTTTGGCTTTCGGCTTGCCGGGATTTGATTTGTGCCTGACCGGTCTCAGGCGCGGGTCCCCGGCCGAAAGGCCGAGGCCGGTTGTGCGGTTCAGAGGGGGTTTCGGCGGAGCCGGCGGCTCCGCTCCAATTGTTCGTGCTGCTCTGCATGCGCAGCGGGACCAGCACAGGCATACCCCAGAGCTCTTTGGCtcatggagggaaaaaaaaaaaaaaaaaaagccaaaccaaaacaaaaaacatttaagaGACCGGGAATTTTCCCCCCTGCATCTCCATTGCTGTGTTTACACCACATGGCGACCTGGCCTCCTGGTCGTGTGTTTCCTGTGGATTTACACTTGCATTTATTTGCGTGTCTCTCAGTGTcttttttcgtttttttttccctttccgCTTTGCCATGATAAAAGCGAGGCacccttcttcctttcttttgctttttttctttctttctcattagTGTCATAAAAGttattttgcaaatgaaaatggACCCTTAATTTAGTTTGATACattggtttattttaatttaagtttCGCTACCACTATAAGCGTGTACACAAAAACTTGTTATAAATGCTGTCTCTTAAATTCCTCCTAATTATAGCACTGGTGCTACTGATTAAAGATTCTGTAGGAGAAATGCAACGTAAAAGTGCCTCGctatttaatttccattaaatGGAAAACAGATCAGCTTAGGACTGTAAATAAACAGAAGTTGCCTACGGATGCTTTTGTTGACTCAACGCTGTTGACAGCAGATGAATGCACCAGGATTTGtaaatgggagaaaaatcaaagaCCCTGAAATTAGACAActtaaaataatgagaaatgtAGAATAAACCggctacattttttttcctgttctttgcaggaagttaaaattaaaaatacctcGGTGAGAAACATTTGAGCGAAGAGTGTGTTTTGATTCACACAGGCAATCCTAGGCACTAGAGGTTGAGGCTGGCTGCTCAGTCCAGGACTTTTAGCTCTTATCCCTGAATTAGACTTTCTTTGGGTTTCGAGTGGAATAAACGGACCCTGGGGAATATTTGCAATATGCTAGGGtacctaaaaatatttattgactcttaaaaaaatacaaagataatATTTCCTTAAGCGTTaacaatgaaagaaataaaagagcaaGCACTTTAAAGCTGATTATGGCTATCAGATGAAAAAAGGACTTAAATTTCGAGGGGAAAGAAGCGTTGTGTTCCACATTctccttcttttattttattcatagcGCTGCGTCCCTGGGACAGGACCTCCCTCCTTCCCTACCGCAGACTCACAGTGTCTGTGCACTGGGAAATATTTAGGCAGGTGTTGGCTAGAGCACAAAATGGGGTTGCAGTACGATTCTTGCTCGCTACGGACCACTCCTTGAAGCTTTTCGCGGTGCCCAAGTGTTAAAGGGGCTCACCCATACACGGTTTCTCCTAGGCCCGCCGTGTTGCGGGGAGGAATGAATGGCAGTCCGGGGAAAGAGAAGGCGCTGCTCGTGTTTTTCAAACGCGGGCACAGGGAAGCGCTTGTCCCCGCGCTCCCCGTCCCGTTTCAGAGCGCGGCCCCTGTCGCTGTGTGTGCGCCGGGCGCCGTCCCCCCGCGGCGGCCTGCCCCGGCAGGGGGGCAGCGCGGCCCGGCCGCTCGGCTCGGCCCTGCGTGCCGCCGCCGCTGCGGGCTGCGCGGGGCGCTGCGGGAGAGCGGCCGGCCCGGGGCCGCACCCTACGGCCGAGGGTCCGCTCCCGctccgggccgggccgcgggcgCGGCCGTCCCCGGGGGGGCGCAGGGCCGGGCGGGCGCCGTCCCCTCGGCCGCGCCCGGTGTCTGAGCGGGGCTGTGCTGTTGTTTTGTCTCCCGGCGCGATGCAGGCTCCAGCACCAGGCGATAGGACAGAGCGGCATGCGGTCGCTGGCAGAGCCCGGCTGCCCGACACACAGCTCGGCCGAGTCTCCGTCCACGGCGGCCAGCCCGACCACCAGCGTCTCCAGTTTGACAGAAAGAGCCGAGACGGGCACTTCCATCCTCTCGGTAACCTCCAGCGACTCGGAATGTGATGTATGATATcggaaaacaaacaaacaaaaatatccaaATCCAAACAGCCAAGCACCCTCTCCCCGTCCCGAGCAAAACAAACCGAGGCAACCTAGAATCAGGACACACACACGCATGCACGCACACACACAGCcgggaggaaagaaaaggccaAACCCGACCCAAACATAATAGCAAACAAACAGACAGGGATCAGAGaatccaccaccaccaccaccaccgtCAGCCAACACCACCACCAAGAGATGGAGCTAAAACTTCAACAGTCACAAACGCTGGTGCTGCAGCGGGAAGGGTGGGGGGGAGGGCgggaaataataattattatatatataaaaagaaagaaaaaaaaaaaaaaaaacaaagcaaaagtgaCAATTGTATTCTTTTTAGGACAAGCACGATTTCTCCTTTGCGCTTTTCCATGGACGCATTTCACCCACTTgcatgatgatgatgattaaaTTTGTATCTGGGAAAACATATTGTCTATAGTAAAGGAAATCAAACAGAAACCAGACAAACAAATGCAAACTCCGATCGAATTTgtacaaaaatcaaaaattaaaaaaaatttaaaaggaactCCTTGAAGAGGGAAATAACAAATGTTTATCGCCTTTTTGTTGGTcctatttctctttctctcttcctctctctttctctgtcttttttttttttttttttttttttttttttagtccgAGTGATGGTCCAGCCAAGAtgcaattttctgtttttttgttctgcagACAATCATTTTATTCGTAAGCACCTTTTTTTCTACACTTCTGTCACTGCCTGTGTGGGTACTGGTTATAAATGTGGAAAAAGAATAGTTATGACTgtaacagatttttatttttatttcaaaattttatatGAATTATGTATATCTTAATGATGCGGTCATTTTCCCAGTTTGTAATATATGTGTAGAAATGCTTGTATATGATATTTgctctcctctttcttcctcccctctctctATCTCCCTCCaaccctttctctctctctcctttttattttccttgactCGGTGTTCCTTGCACAAACTTAGCCGTCAAAATCTGACGTGCTAGGTTTCCAAAAGGGACCTCagctatagaaaaaaaaaaaaaaaagaaaaagaaaaaaaaaaagcttaggGTGCAACTGTAGTTATCTTATGCAAAAGCTATTTTGAGTATTTCATAGCAGCTTTGGGGGGTCTCTTCTTAAACTCCACGTAGGACGCTTAAACTATTGTTTCCTTAACTGCGTGTTTATCTATATGTACAAACTTTCTAAATCAAATACAGTATTCCATTTTCTTATCTACCCAGCGATGTTGGTGTTTCTGTCCGCCACGGAAAATCACTCCTTCCCCGTGGGCTCCTGGCCCCGCATTCTGTCCCGCCGTGGGGCACGCAGCTCTGCGCGGTCCCTACGCCCCTCCAGCCCCCCTCCGGCTCGGCGGGACAGCCCGGAGGGATTTTACAGGGACGGAGCGACCCTGCGAGGAGGCTGCGGGCGGCAACGGGGACACAGTGCTGCGATAGCGGCGGCGGCGCGAGGCACGGCCGTgtccctccgtgtcccctccgCCTCGGTGGGCTCCATCGTGCCCCCACTCCGGTCATTTTTTTTGTGCACTGCGAGCTAAAAAGTTTTCCCCGAGCTCTTGTCTGTAAGGATGGTTGTCTCCAGAGAACGGTTAAGAAATTTCAGGATTTGTTTTGTagctttaaatgaaaacaaaaacaaaacctcctCGCCCTTAACGGGTTGCAGCTCCTCCCCTCGAATCCGGAGTATATTGTAATGTGCTGAAAGAAGCCTTTATTTGCATGACTAACAGTATTTCagcatctttctttctttccttttcccctttcccttttttctttttccttaaagtTTTGCTTTGCCCTGGGCAGATTATTCAGCCGTGAATTAGCAAGAGGTAAACTTGTTTTTActtgaaaatacaattttgaatATTACCAGGGATTTAGAGAGAAACGTGCCTGGAATTTCTTGACCATTTCCAAACTAATATGGACTTCCGATCTACCTTTGTGTTGCCTGAatcctctctccctcttccctcctcctcttttttaGTGAGGTCCGAGCTAGGTCTGCGGAGAGACATAGAAAGCGCATGGGCTCTtcccccctcctcccttccccccccaCGCCTCAAGAGGCTACCTGTGGATTTGGGAGAACCGCCATAGGGTGCGAGATTTTAGACCAAGCCACGAATGGGTAATTTTAAGGAATAAACCGATGTGTGAACACGTTCACACACCTGTGGTTCCCCTGAGGAAAAGCCGCGCGTGTGAGCGCAGTGAGGACGTAGGCAACACGTCCCCGTGTGTGGCTGGAGCCACCGCGGCGAAGGACACGCACGGCCCCAGGCAGCGGCCGCTCCGTCGTGGCTCGCCTCCCCCTCCCCGTGGACTCCGCTCAACGCACGGCTCTGCGCCGGGGTCTTACCCACGGGCAGTTCCGGCCGTGCCACTGGCCCGTCGCCAACACGAGTGGGAagttaacagaaaataaattccgCTCGTACGAAACTGAAATGGACGGGAATTGCCTGGGGGCAGACACACAATAGGGCTACCGTGTTCCGCGTGGGTGGTGTGATGGACCTAGTTCTTACCCTCCCCCACGCGGctttttgaagggaaaaatattacCCAGGAGGGGATAAAAGGTTCCCCAGTGGCTGGCACCCTCGCCGGGTCTCACGCTGGAGCGTGGGTTGCTTTTTCTCTCCCCGCCGGCAGAGTGGCAGCGGAGAAGCCTTTAGAAGAACAAACTGGCTTTCCAGtcacccccagctctggggaggaaGATCTTTGATGTCGATACATTGTTTTTAAGGACGGTATTTCTGTTGCTCTCTGATAGCAGCGTCGTTCTCATCCAGCAGTGTTTTTAACGGAATTTAATACCTGAAAGGATTCAGGGGCGTGAAAGTTTgggacagacttttttttttgctttcttttcattttcgCGTCTCGAAGCTGCAGCTAGAAGGCGTCAAGCCGGCAGCAATAATCTACCTCAGCTCAGCCTTACACTGATAgatttggatttttcttccctctgatTAAGCCTCCCTAATATCGCCCTGTCATGCCGTGGCTGCTAGAGGAGACCAGAGATCGCCCTTAGCCTCGCCCCACCGGTACCTGGCCTTAGGCTCCAGCACAGCTTAAGCTTAAGGGCAGGGCCTTTACTCTCCCGCGCCGTTTGTCACTCCCGTCCCCAAAAAGCTGCTCCTTTGGTCGGATCCCCAGCCCAAACCCGAaggaggagctgccccagccgcGCTGGGGGTATCCGCCTCTCCCTGGAGCCGGCGGGGTTTCTGGGGGAAGAGGACACATCTCATCGAGGGGGCGTCGGTGCTTGCATGGTTTCGGGGTGCCAAGGGTGCAGCTAATGATATGCCGTTTCAAAGCCGGGCTTCGTAATGGATAAATGATGTTGTTTTAGGATTTGCATAAAAAACCTGAATGGCTGATTGAGGTGTAAATCTATGAAAAGCTGCATTTAAGCCTTCTCACACACTAAGTCCATCTGCCCCGGGAAGATAGGGCCTATCGAGCCCCACCAAACCCGAgggctgcctcctccctgcccctggccCGGCATTATCCACAGGCCCTCTCCAGCATTAGTTTGTTATCCGCGCCGAGCCCGGCCGCTGATTAAGATGAAATTACTCAGAAGCTGAAGTGCATCTGATCAATATTTAAGAGAAAGCCGGAGGACAGGAGGCAGATGGCCGGAGCCCGGCAGCCCACCGAGCTACCTCCCCGGGAGCCGGTcggggcggccccgctcccccggcCCGCGCCGTCCTGCACCGCCGCCTCTCGCCCTCCGCCGCGGGGGCactgccccgccccgcccgtCGGAAGTCGGGCCGAGACCAGCCGGTTCCGGAGCAGTTTGGAGACGGTAGTTAACCCCCTCACCACCTACCCCTCGCCTATAACACTGCCTTCATCCCCAGCTAGTTCCGATTTGCGGGTCCACCGGCGTGCGTGCCACCCGGCGTGAAGGTCTGGGGACCACCGACGCcacctgcttccctccctccctctctctctctctccgtGGTCGCTGCCCGAGCCCTTTTGCATGGCTGGGGGTCCTTTGTGTGCCTGCTGGGCCGCGGCTGCCGCTGGCCCTCCGCGGTCAGGCGTGGGCTTCGGTCACCCCATCTCTCTCTGTCTGATCAATTACAGCAGCCTTTTCGAGGGACTTGAATCTGCTTGCCCGTTGCCCTTAATTTTTAGCATACCCAGATGAGGTTATTGCCCCGGCCCGAAGTGAAAAGAAATGTGGACGTTGGTGCCCTGGTATTGCTCTGATTTCCTCGGTTAGCTGAGCATAACTTTCTATTCGTGTTTATTCATGCAGTTTCTTATTGAGCTCCACATCGCACTGGCCTGGATTCCGCGTGTAGGGAGAGAACAGACAAACATTGCCTTTTTCTAGAGCGCGCACACGCATACGGGTGTGCAGACCGACACacaccaacacacacacacacacacacacgcttACGCACGAGTACAAAATGCAGAGGGTCTGTAGCCACATCACCACCCCGCAGAGAGCCCAGATACACAGAAGTTTGCAAATGGTGtataaaaaaggaggaaatgaaCCAAACCATCCAGTTGTAAACTGACCAAGGGATGGAGAAGGCAGGGAGGCGGGTGTCCGTGTGTCTCTGTATGTGCAAGAAGGAGTTGGGAAGGGAAAGCACTAAGGATATTACTGACAATCATGGTAAATATTCTCTTCTGGCACGGTAATGACAAAAGGCAAGGGCTGTAGGGTTATAGCTGTGATTAAATGATACGAAAGGGATTTGTGTTGCTGTGTCTGGAGGAAGGACGACTGTGAGGTTTTGTTTTCGAcgctgtttttttttaatttgaaagtaaGGTGGTTTCAGACCAGGAGGCTTCAGAGTGTCTTGGCACCTCGCGaactgaaagagaaggaagatgtTAAAGAGTATTGAATAAAGTGTAGATGTAAATACCTCCAAGTGCATGGTTAGAATCACCTCGCTTAGGTGAAGTGGCAGAATCGTTTCTCCCAGCGGCAGACAGGTCCTTTGCCGAACAAGTAGAAAAAGACGAGAACTACACTAGAAGTCAAGATTTACAGCAGCTAAATCCGGACTGCGACTGACTTTAATTCCAGTCCTAGTTATTAGAGGGGAATTCAGCTATACCGCAAATATTTGGTTggatttgttgttttggggtttgttgtttggttttttttgatttttttttttttttttttggggggggggcttgatttttttttttggtcgcCATAGAAACATCATTAGGGGaagtacatttaaaataagGTCACTTAAagagtatttttcaaaattacttccCTACTGGATTAACTTCTCTGGCAATATCTGGCAACAATAAAGTTTTGCTGCAGTTTACCAAAACTCACGAATTTTGACACGACCTGGAGGAGCGTGTGTTATTGCGTGGGTGTGTGTACGTGTGGACAAGGGTGAACCAACACGCCCACAGAGCGTGGCTGGATGTGGGCACTCGCTGATGGGATGGAGCTGATGTATACAGTGTCCACACATAGAGAGgcatatatatgtgtacacACATATGCATGTTTTCAGATTAAAGGAGCTCTTGTAATATCTTGTAGAACACTGAATATTCCCTTTTAATATCTAAATAGGTCAGCAATACAGTTCAATAACATTGGAGGTATCTGTATATTCTCTCTCTTCAGTCTGTGATAAAACATTCTTTAAGACTATTGGGATTTTACACTGTAATTCTATTAAATAGTAATTGAAGGGGCGCGAGAGGCTATGATACAGGATCAGCAGTGTGTAAGCCATCCGTTTGAACTTTAATTTGGAATCATAGGCAGATGGGATCACGGCCTCTTTGTGGTGCTTGCAGATTTAAAACTAGCCGGcacatggagggaaaaaaacaaaacaaaacaaaacaaaaaagctgcaATGCAGATTCATTCATTAAACATGAAAGGTTAGTGCTAGAGAGGATAAACGTTTAAACGTCTAggtaaatacagaaatatactTCACTTCCCTCCCTTTGCTCCTACCATTACCCCCAACTATCTCAGTTACTGATTTTCTATTGTTATTACAAATAAGTTTTCGTTATATCCCCAGTGGGGATAAGCGTACCTGAATGACTTATTTATACCTGCATCACAGTCTGCCTGTGAAACTTTAATTCCGCTTGCAGCCAGGGGGGAAgccagatttatttatttatttatttattttatctttcgCTGCCTCTTCCTTATTCCTCCTTGGATCcttttaaagctcttttttgAAAAATTGCTGGAGCCAAGCCCCTCTTTATAGGGGACACGGCAGAGAAGGAATAAGTTGTTTCCTAAAATggacaaattaaattaaaaaaccccaataaaccCCAAAGAGAAAAGGTGTGGTGATGAATTGATCTGCCTAGGCCGGGAGGTGAATGATAGCAGCCACAttctgcaggaggagcagtgggtgctgctgctgcgtGTGGCGGGGAGCTGCTAAGCGCGGCCGAGGTGGGGTGGGTGCATGCCCATGGGTGCGTGCCCGTGGCTGTGTGCTGCCGAACTCTTAGGCCCGGCGTTGCAGTTCCCCCttatctgaaaacaaaagacTTTCTAACTGAAAGAGTCAAATCCGcccctcctcctctcttccctggCTGTATCGTATTAAAAAGGAGCTTTCAttgtttatttctaaatatttgtgAAGCAGACAGTCTATGGGTTAACCTAATTAACACATCCATACTGTATAGTAGTGGACCAAACGGTACGACGAATTTCTAATGTGATGGTTGAATGTGATAGTCATTTCTGTGTTACAGGAGATTACAGCAACACTGGAGCATTTCCAGATTGTAGATGGTTTTAGATGTTGAATTTCCAGATGAGTATTTACCATCATAACTAATTTAAGACCATTATTAAATAGAAATTCTCAGCAGGGCTCTTTAATGATGGAACACGTTACTAATTACAGAGTTTACGCTCTGTTTTGGCTAAGCAGTCTAGAGGGATGGGATTGTGCTCTGCATGCAAAGCCAATATTACTAACGAGGAGGCATCATACCCCTAACATTTCAATCATATTATTAAAGAAAGCCACTTCTTGCCTTATCTGCGCGAGGAGATAGCAGGAGCGTTTTGTTTACCGTGCTCCCAAGCTCTGAAAATAGCTGGAATGGAGAGCGGGATCTCTCCGCTGCCTCCCCCTACTCCCAGAGGTCTGGGGTCCGGGGGGGGGCTGTGCAAGAGGGCCGCCCCCTCCACCCACCGCTCCCCGGGGCTGGctccccgccgctcccgccctgCGAGGGCCGCCCCGTTGCCCCCCGTGCCCGCAGCAGGCAGGCTCTGCCCGGCACTCGGCGCCGAGGGGAAGCGCAACAGCGAGGGCATGAGCGGAGAGAGCAGCGGGGCTCTTCCCCGCTCCCCCAAAAGTCACGGGCACAGATGCGCACACATCGGGCAACCACACAGAACTGGCGTGTGCAGGGAGATGGGTACAAACAGTCAAGTAAGTAAGGGGCGTGTAGGGACAATTTTGGTGTTCTCACCATCCCTCTTCTCCTCCGCTTCCCGGGGCCCACGTCCCGGGCAGCGGACGGTGCGTTCTCCCCGGAGGCCCGGACAACGCTCCCTGCGAAGCCCGGGGAAGCAGATCCCCACCAAGAGGTCTGTATTAAAATGGTAAGTTGTGTTCAGGGCTGGGAGAGAATGACCCCGGCGGGAACGGGGAGAAGTGGGACTCGGTGGTTCCGGGCCGTCAGGAGGAGCCCCTGTTCCCGCGGCTCTGTCCCCTGGGCAATCCCGCACGTGCGGGACCAGTACTTGCCTGCCCTAGCTGTCTTTGAGACTATAAAACACCTTTGGAGACAGGAAGAGAAGTAGATCTGAGGCTTATTTGCTCATCTCAGGTGTGGGCCAcctaaaactgcattttgttttcctgacaaTGGCAATTTTCCTCTTACCCACCTACTTCCTGGcccacctccctcccctctccaggTTACGGAGCACGCTGTTCCGTTCAGTCCCGGTGTCAATACCGCGTTTGCGTTGCCCTTGAAAGGACGACAGACGGTTCTCAGCCTGTTTTCATTCTCGCTATCCATTAATGTATTTGATCTGGACGTTTAATAAGTACCGAGGACAGGTTTGCAATAACCTGCTATTACGTTCAGCGTCAGTTCTGCCCGAGTAAAGACTTTTTGGATTGGTTCGCTCTGCTTGTCTTAAAAAGGAGCAGTATCCATTCTCTGTACAGATGAGATGcacatatatgcatatatagAGACCGGAACACAGAAACACGTTTTCTCATTATACACATACGTATCTGCAAGAACAGTTGGATATATTCCACGCATCCCCTCTCCAGAGGACGAAAATTGAGGAGGCACAGAAATACAAGCCAGTGGCCAGAGGCTCGATAGGTTTCCCCCTCTCCTATTTTAAAGAACCTTTTAATGACATCTAAACAACAATCTAAACATAAAAATCTTAGAATGGATTTGAGGGAAATTAAATTGTCTCCCCCCACTGTGTGCTTGTGAGCGAGTCACTGTGTTAACTTCTAAATGGATTCTCTCAGTTTGTCTACTTATGTGTTTTACTGCAGCGTGTCTTGTTCAATAACGcaggatgtggcactcggtgaAAATCCGGCCGCTCTTCTGGGGCCTCGCTCCTTCCCGGTGCCGAGGAACTTCCATCTCCGAGGCCGGGCCACTCCGCGCCTGGCGTCTGCGGCCCAGGACGGGgaccctgtccctgctgcttcGGGGCCCTTCGCACGGGGCGGTTTCTCCCGGGGCTGTGACTCCCCCATCCTCTGGGCAAAGCTAAGCAGAAGGCAAGCCACGGAGACGGACGTGCGTCCCCTCGGAGCACGCGTCCCGCTGCCGTCGCGGCACAGCCATCGcgggaggaaggaaggacacTCGCCCGGGGATGCCGCCTGCCCTCTGCGCCTCCACGGGCGCTCTGACCGCCCTCCG
Coding sequences:
- the SIX3 gene encoding homeobox protein SIX3, yielding MVFRSPLELYPTHFFLPNFAADPHHRSLLLASGGGGGGGSGSGSGCSPGAGGGGGGSSRAPHEELSMFQLPTLNFSPEQVASVCETLEETGDIERLGRFLWSLPVAPGACEAINKHESILRARAVVAFHTGNFRDLYHILENHKFTKESHGKLQAMWLEAHYQEAEKLRGRPLGPVDKYRVRKKFPLPRTIWDGEQKTHCFKERTRSLLREWYLQDPYPNPSKKRELAQATGLTPTQVGNWFKNRRQRDRAAAAKNRLQHQAIGQSGMRSLAEPGCPTHSSAESPSTAASPTTSVSSLTERAETGTSILSVTSSDSECDV